The Desmonostoc muscorum LEGE 12446 genome includes a region encoding these proteins:
- a CDS encoding response regulator transcription factor, which yields MTKILLVEDDELFRLGLRMRLQQETSLEIVAEAEDGEQAVELANRYPLDLVLLDIGLPGIGGIEACRQIKQKHPTLPILVLTSRSEKPLISRLIAAGAQGYCLKGIAAESLILAVRSVAAGASWWDQTATTEIRAAFEGNSMTVPATKTDETLENPLTKREQEILALVAAGKSNQEIAEILYIAPGTVRVHVHAILQKLEVRDRTQAAVLAIQKGLVAPELLIKQ from the coding sequence ATGACTAAAATCTTACTCGTTGAAGATGATGAATTATTTCGGCTTGGTCTGCGGATGCGGTTGCAACAAGAGACTAGTTTGGAAATTGTTGCAGAGGCAGAAGATGGAGAACAAGCTGTAGAATTAGCCAATCGTTATCCTTTGGATTTGGTTTTGCTGGATATCGGTCTACCCGGAATTGGCGGGATTGAGGCTTGCCGTCAAATCAAGCAGAAGCACCCAACTTTACCAATTCTCGTTTTAACGTCTCGTTCCGAAAAACCTCTGATTTCACGGTTAATTGCTGCTGGGGCACAGGGTTACTGCCTCAAAGGTATTGCCGCTGAGTCTCTGATATTAGCAGTGCGATCGGTTGCAGCAGGGGCTTCTTGGTGGGATCAAACGGCAACAACAGAAATTAGGGCAGCTTTTGAGGGTAATTCTATGACGGTTCCAGCCACAAAAACTGACGAAACCTTAGAAAATCCCTTAACAAAACGCGAACAAGAAATTTTAGCACTAGTAGCAGCTGGCAAAAGCAATCAAGAAATTGCTGAAATTCTCTACATAGCCCCTGGTACAGTGCGGGTTCATGTCCATGCAATATTGCAGAAACTAGAAGTACGCGATCGCACTCAAGCCGCAGTCTTAGCTATCCAAAAAGGATTGGTAGCGCCAGAATTATTAATAAAACAGTGA
- a CDS encoding pentapeptide repeat-containing protein, whose product MTVEELLEQYAAGVLNFSGIELSEANLSGAKLSGVNLSDANLSVVNLSGANLNEANLSNAKLNVARLSGVNLCSAVLNNASLNVANLIRADLSRAQLRGASLIRAELIRADLSRADLFEANLTSADLREGTLRQANLRHANLSEAVLRGASMTGANLEMANLNATDLSRCDITGANLRDAELRQANLTHTNLSGADLSGANLRWADLRGANLRWADLSGAKLSGANLIGADLSNANLTNTSLVHADLTQAKLIRAEWIGADLTGATLTGAKLYATSRFGLKTEGMTCEWVDLSPTGDRSIIQKFDSEDSRDFFNETPPTIRIIVDAALEQEPNFALAGAYYQIAQEYRGLKQPPSIESGRRRTIFTFRVDSDEALFPTAYIAILPFLDAASTQKNISQMLEMINTEIVANPDLKSFKSPQMVKQLNMFLEQAISKATTIKGMKKNLEVAAKLNFCKAPTQIILTNSSAQTLIVYDNPNFGKRFINRSSLNASVYDDKSSESTKYILPSLNMVIDFVKGFHYISH is encoded by the coding sequence ATGACTGTAGAGGAATTGCTGGAACAATACGCGGCAGGAGTCTTAAACTTTAGTGGTATTGAACTGTCTGAAGCTAATCTCAGTGGGGCTAAGCTCAGTGGCGTAAATCTGAGCGATGCTAATTTAAGTGTAGTTAACTTGAGTGGTGCCAATCTCAATGAAGCTAACTTGAGCAATGCCAAGTTGAATGTAGCAAGATTGAGTGGTGTAAATCTATGCAGCGCTGTCCTGAATAACGCCAGTCTCAATGTAGCTAATTTGATTCGGGCTGATCTCAGTCGCGCTCAACTCAGGGGAGCTTCCCTCATTCGTGCCGAGTTAATTCGCGCTGACCTCAGTCGTGCTGATTTGTTCGAGGCTAACCTCACCAGCGCCGATTTGCGAGAGGGGACTCTGCGCCAAGCGAATCTCCGTCACGCTAATTTGAGTGAGGCTGTGTTGAGAGGCGCTTCCATGACAGGAGCCAACTTAGAAATGGCTAACTTAAACGCCACTGACCTGAGTCGTTGTGACATCACCGGCGCCAATTTGCGAGATGCTGAACTCAGACAGGCAAACCTCACCCATACTAACCTCAGCGGTGCAGATTTGAGCGGGGCGAATCTCCGATGGGCAGATTTGAGGGGGGCGAATCTCCGGTGGGCAGATTTGAGCGGGGCAAAATTGAGCGGTGCAAATTTAATTGGTGCAGATTTAAGCAATGCCAATTTAACGAATACAAGTTTAGTACATGCGGATTTAACTCAGGCAAAATTAATTAGGGCAGAATGGATTGGTGCTGATTTAACCGGTGCAACTTTAACCGGTGCAAAACTTTATGCCACCTCCAGATTTGGTTTAAAAACCGAAGGTATGACTTGTGAATGGGTTGATCTTAGCCCCACAGGCGATCGCTCAATTATCCAAAAATTCGATTCTGAAGATTCACGAGATTTTTTTAACGAAACACCCCCAACAATTCGTATTATTGTTGATGCAGCCCTAGAACAGGAACCTAACTTTGCCCTTGCTGGTGCCTACTACCAAATTGCTCAAGAATACCGGGGACTAAAACAACCCCCAAGCATAGAAAGTGGCCGTCGCCGCACTATTTTCACCTTCCGTGTAGATAGCGACGAAGCATTATTTCCCACCGCTTATATTGCAATCCTTCCCTTTCTAGATGCGGCATCTACCCAAAAAAATATTTCCCAGATGCTGGAAATGATTAATACTGAAATTGTTGCCAACCCAGATTTAAAATCTTTCAAATCGCCGCAGATGGTAAAACAATTAAATATGTTTTTAGAGCAAGCGATAAGTAAAGCGACAACAATCAAAGGGATGAAAAAAAATCTAGAAGTAGCTGCCAAGTTAAATTTTTGTAAAGCCCCAACCCAAATAATTTTAACAAATTCTAGCGCCCAGACTTTGATTGTGTATGACAATCCCAACTTTGGTAAAAGATTTATTAATCGGTCTTCTCTCAATGCTTCAGTTTATGATGATAAATCTAGTGAATCAACAAAATATATATTACCTTCTTTAAATATGGTTATAGATTTTGTTAAAGGGTTTCACTATATTAGTCATTAA
- the fabG gene encoding 3-oxoacyl-[acyl-carrier-protein] reductase produces MTLLKDKVAIVTGASRGIGRAIAIELATQGAIAVVNYASSSAAAEAVVAEIIAAGGQAIALQADVSKIEQVEALVNAVMEKFKRVDILVNNAGITRDTLLLRLKPEDWQAVIDLNLTGVFLCTRAVSKIMLKQRSGRIINISSVAGQMGNPGQANYSAAKAGVIGFTKSVAKEFASRGITVNAVAPGFIATDMTSDLNNPEDILKFIPLGRFGEAEEVAGMVRFLAADPAAAYITGQVFNVDGGMVMA; encoded by the coding sequence ATGACACTATTAAAAGATAAAGTCGCAATTGTCACAGGTGCTTCGCGGGGAATTGGACGAGCGATCGCCATTGAATTAGCCACACAAGGAGCGATCGCAGTTGTCAATTATGCCAGTTCCAGTGCAGCAGCTGAGGCAGTTGTTGCTGAAATTATAGCAGCGGGAGGTCAGGCGATCGCCCTACAAGCAGACGTTTCTAAAATCGAGCAAGTAGAGGCGCTAGTTAACGCCGTCATGGAAAAGTTTAAGCGTGTAGATATTTTAGTCAACAACGCAGGTATTACCCGTGACACACTGCTTTTGCGCTTAAAGCCAGAAGATTGGCAAGCCGTGATAGACCTGAATTTAACTGGTGTATTCTTATGTACACGCGCCGTCAGTAAAATAATGCTCAAACAGCGATCGGGGCGGATTATCAACATTAGCTCAGTTGCAGGGCAAATGGGCAACCCAGGTCAGGCAAACTACAGCGCCGCCAAAGCAGGTGTAATTGGCTTTACTAAAAGCGTTGCCAAAGAATTTGCGTCTCGTGGGATCACCGTTAACGCCGTCGCCCCTGGATTCATCGCCACGGACATGACCAGCGACCTCAACAACCCCGAAGATATTCTCAAATTCATCCCACTTGGTCGCTTCGGTGAAGCAGAAGAAGTCGCTGGTATGGTGCGCTTCCTAGCCGCCGACCCCGCCGCCGCCTACATCACCGGACAAGTTTTTAATGTTGATGGTGGGATGGTAATGGCATAG
- a CDS encoding prephenate/arogenate dehydrogenase, whose product MNIGILGLGLIGGSLGFDLRSQGHHILGVSRRESTCQKAVALGSVDSASVDLSLLATAEVVFICTPLALIVPQFTQLIPYLSPTTVVTDVGSAKVQIVEAISPLWDNFIGGHPMAGTADSGIEAAQRHLFVDKPYVLTPLTTTPTTAITIVEEIVRSLGANIYHCQPEQHDQAVSWISHLPVMVSSSLIAACLSETDPEVLQLAQKLASSGFRDTSRVGGGNPELGIMMARYNRQALLRSLQQYRHNLDELTNLIEQENWALLESKLKSTQQARPNFVE is encoded by the coding sequence ATGAATATTGGGATTTTAGGACTGGGACTGATTGGCGGGTCTTTGGGTTTTGATTTGCGATCGCAAGGACATCATATCTTAGGAGTTAGTCGCCGTGAATCTACCTGCCAAAAGGCAGTTGCCCTTGGTAGTGTCGATAGCGCATCAGTTGATTTGAGCCTACTGGCAACCGCAGAAGTTGTATTTATTTGCACACCTTTAGCACTTATTGTGCCCCAATTTACACAATTAATCCCTTATTTGTCTCCCACTACAGTTGTGACTGACGTGGGTTCGGCGAAAGTACAAATAGTCGAAGCTATTTCTCCCCTTTGGGATAATTTTATCGGTGGTCATCCAATGGCGGGAACAGCAGACAGTGGCATAGAAGCTGCACAACGGCATTTATTTGTCGATAAACCTTATGTACTCACACCCCTGACCACAACACCGACTACTGCAATTACAATTGTTGAAGAAATTGTGCGATCGCTAGGGGCGAATATCTATCATTGTCAACCAGAACAACATGACCAGGCTGTGAGTTGGATTTCTCATTTACCCGTGATGGTCAGTTCTTCGTTGATTGCTGCTTGTTTGAGTGAAACTGATCCAGAGGTTTTGCAACTAGCCCAAAAGCTTGCTAGTTCAGGTTTTCGGGATACCAGCCGTGTGGGTGGTGGAAATCCAGAGTTGGGGATTATGATGGCGCGGTATAATCGTCAAGCATTGCTGCGATCGCTGCAACAGTATCGCCACAATCTCGATGAGTTGACTAACTTAATTGAGCAAGAAAATTGGGCACTTTTAGAGTCAAAATTGAAATCAACGCAACAGGCACGACCTAATTTTGTTGAGTAG
- a CDS encoding sensor histidine kinase, translating into MLSQLLAIKKALRERGETYLLITIAFIIVIVLEYMTPPEYVFGYLYTATILLADSRLNRRAVFGVTLAATGLTLLNLFIPGREIINLPTLANRLIAVLALVVTATLSERNRRNEEAIAHTQAKLRSQEQLAGMREDFISTLTHDLKTPLLGAIETLQYFQNEQFGQVTPMQAKVLQTMARSHRSTLQLVQTLLDVYRNDAEGLKLQRSPINLATVAEEVIATLMELAKTRQVYISLHYGESDFRSFLWVNGDSLQLGRVFTNLLSNGINHTPRGGKVEVVLESYSSEQVVKILDTGSGFTEEELPHLFERFYQGHSDRHVSGSGLGLYLTRQIITAHGGTIWAENRSPRGAVFGFRLPACPPPGS; encoded by the coding sequence ATGTTAAGTCAATTATTGGCTATCAAAAAAGCACTGAGAGAGCGTGGTGAGACATATTTGCTAATAACGATCGCCTTTATCATAGTGATAGTCTTAGAATACATGACACCGCCTGAGTACGTATTTGGCTACCTCTACACAGCGACCATTTTATTAGCAGATTCTCGATTGAATCGGCGAGCAGTATTCGGGGTCACTCTTGCCGCTACAGGATTAACATTATTAAATTTGTTTATCCCAGGAAGAGAAATAATTAATCTTCCAACCTTGGCAAATAGATTAATTGCAGTATTGGCGTTAGTGGTAACTGCGACTTTAAGCGAACGTAACCGCCGTAATGAAGAAGCGATCGCTCATACTCAAGCAAAATTACGCTCTCAAGAACAACTAGCTGGAATGCGTGAAGATTTTATTTCTACCCTGACTCATGACTTGAAAACTCCCCTACTTGGAGCAATTGAAACCCTGCAATATTTTCAAAATGAGCAATTTGGTCAAGTCACGCCCATGCAAGCAAAAGTTTTGCAAACAATGGCTCGTAGTCATCGCAGTACACTGCAATTAGTCCAAACTCTTTTAGATGTCTACCGCAATGATGCCGAAGGGCTGAAACTACAGAGATCGCCTATTAACTTAGCAACTGTGGCAGAAGAGGTAATAGCCACCCTGATGGAACTAGCAAAAACACGTCAGGTTTATATTTCTCTGCATTATGGCGAATCCGATTTTCGCAGCTTTCTTTGGGTAAATGGTGATTCATTGCAACTGGGGCGAGTTTTCACCAATCTTTTGAGTAATGGCATTAACCATACTCCCCGTGGCGGTAAAGTGGAAGTAGTACTTGAAAGTTACTCTAGCGAGCAAGTTGTAAAAATACTTGATACTGGTTCAGGCTTTACCGAAGAAGAGTTACCCCACTTATTTGAGAGGTTTTATCAAGGACATAGCGATCGCCATGTTTCAGGATCGGGACTAGGACTTTATTTAACCAGGCAAATAATTACAGCTCATGGAGGTACAATTTGGGCAGAGAATCGTTCACCACGAGGCGCTGTGTTTGGTTTCCGACTTCCTGCTTGTCCACCACCGGGGAGTTGA
- a CDS encoding DUF1517 domain-containing protein, which translates to MRDSFNKMIGRTRYVVFRLFLHLGGGEVAPILGVLNSAGRDAIDADGDLEVLGEALVELSQTLLQYDDYWLSAANEGDVFWNEGEAGDYVNELFTDSAQRYLSEPDYSSTSGFDEPLSVPVTRNVIVMITVAYEGEVPDLETDLSSAQAIKEALKALINLHYSHKLRAVQVHFSPAQLGDELTSDQLLEYYPELVPL; encoded by the coding sequence ATGCGCGACTCATTTAATAAAATGATTGGTCGGACTCGGTATGTGGTCTTTCGCCTGTTTCTGCACTTGGGGGGAGGTGAGGTAGCACCTATTTTGGGAGTATTAAATAGTGCTGGTAGGGATGCGATCGATGCCGATGGCGACTTAGAAGTTTTGGGCGAAGCATTGGTAGAACTCTCCCAAACCCTCTTGCAATACGATGATTACTGGCTTTCCGCTGCCAATGAAGGAGATGTATTTTGGAATGAAGGCGAAGCAGGGGATTATGTCAATGAATTGTTTACTGACTCCGCCCAAAGATATCTCAGTGAACCAGATTACAGTTCTACCTCTGGATTTGATGAACCTTTATCTGTACCTGTAACTCGCAACGTTATTGTGATGATTACAGTAGCTTATGAAGGAGAAGTGCCAGATTTGGAAACCGATCTTTCTAGCGCTCAGGCAATCAAGGAAGCATTGAAAGCCTTGATCAATTTGCATTACAGTCATAAACTACGGGCAGTCCAAGTACATTTCTCACCAGCGCAGTTAGGCGATGAACTGACTAGCGATCAACTGTTGGAATATTACCCTGAATTGGTTCCCTTGTAA
- a CDS encoding DUF4347 domain-containing protein, whose translation MPNQNIVFIDQAVIDYESLIAGIQPGTSVVILDSNKDGVEQITQALQGGKYQSVQIISHGSNGSLQLGTTQLNANNLNSYSNQLQQWKNYLTGDADILLYGCNVASFDQIFVQELSQITGADVAASDDITGNAELGGDWDLEVKVGSIESHLALTPEVTKAYRSILPLSFAPASNFDVGSNARSVTVGDFNNDGNSDLAVANYDSDKVSVLLGDGNGGFGSATSFSVGSSPASVTVGDFNNDGNSDLAVVNYGSDAVSVLLGDGNGGFGAAKNFNLGKNPYSVTVGDFNKDHNHDLAVANSGSDRVSVLLGNGSGGFTVSASFIVGNNPYSVTVGDFNKDGNSDLAVANYGSDTVSVLLGNGAGSFAAASNFDVGNNPYSITVGDFNKDGNSDLAVANYGSDTVSVLLGNGAGSFGTASNFAVGSNPTSVIVGDFDKDNDLDLAVANSGSNNVSVLLGNGSGDFGTTSNFGVGSNPVSVAVGDFDKDNDLDLVVANSGSNNVSVPLNTTAPPKVNFGAATYNTTEGSTATEVTITVTLDVTPDTDVTVPIVINNSSTASSGNDYTFSPASLTFSAGAAGSNLTQLVTFTIQPDDLPENTETVVLNFGTLTGAVAGTITETTLNIAANDAIQYAISTTTPTLTEGNSGTQSVTFTVTRSGGIGVASTVDYAFSGTAVLNSDYNNIQVTNGGTASSGTLNFAAGETTKTIKVDVLGEYTVELDENIIVTLSNPNFTTAPESSTITTSSAQVDIINDDVFIPTLINEILFDPPSTDNPKEYIELRGTPGGSLAPGTYLVGIEGDSGSPNPGIVQDIFDLSGKQFGSNGLLVLLQKGNTYAVNPDANVITNTGSGAGWGNGASSSIRHTGGTTDIESGSVSFFLIQATTAPILTTDIDSNNDGIADGDSYSNWTVLDSVSVLDGGTTDKAYGSIVFKKGSGGSVPTNATVVNTSFIAGYVGRSGNTIGSTASDWVASVITGTAPNLTLGTVANTSPGSFATQPLNHIGSTNFAPAVNINYAISTATPTVTEGNSGSKTVTFTVTRSGDTGVASSVNYALDGTATFKSDYNSIKVAGVTGSSSGILKFAAGETTKNITLNVVGEKVTEADETINLKLSYPNQTVAIAPATITIVNDDIQPTISIVDKSGKEDSGNLVFTVKLSSASSDVITVDYNTSNDSAIAGVDYTPLTGTITFNPGVTTQTITIPILNDFVDESTEQFFVNLTNPTNASFSDNQASGKITNDDTAGLNISATKGLITTEAGGTDSFNIQLTSQPTADVTLNLSSSNVNEGTVSVSSVTFTAANWNTPQIITVTGVDDGVADDNIAYQIITSAAVSSDAKYNNLNPDDVDVINVKNGNQVNSIITGTSNNDNSLQGTSSDDLIFGFAGNDTIVAGGGNDQIYGGLGTDNLTGGAGNDIFVLAKGEGRDTIKDFNITEDLIALSGGLSYSGLSITQSGNDTLIKVTSGNENLALLTGITASTLNASNFITY comes from the coding sequence ATGCCAAATCAGAATATTGTATTTATCGATCAAGCAGTCATAGACTACGAAAGCTTGATTGCTGGCATTCAACCAGGGACTAGTGTAGTAATCCTTGACTCGAACAAAGATGGGGTAGAGCAAATCACTCAAGCTTTGCAGGGTGGCAAATACCAATCAGTTCAGATTATCTCCCACGGCAGTAACGGAAGTTTGCAACTAGGAACAACCCAACTCAATGCCAACAATTTGAACTCCTACAGCAATCAGTTGCAACAGTGGAAAAATTATTTAACTGGGGATGCCGACATTCTGCTTTATGGTTGCAACGTGGCATCTTTTGATCAAATTTTTGTGCAAGAGTTGAGCCAAATCACAGGCGCAGATGTGGCAGCTTCTGATGACATCACAGGTAATGCCGAGTTGGGAGGCGACTGGGATTTAGAAGTGAAGGTTGGCTCGATTGAGTCACATTTAGCCTTGACACCAGAGGTAACCAAGGCTTACCGCTCAATTTTACCCTTATCATTTGCACCTGCCAGCAACTTTGATGTGGGAAGTAATGCCCGTTCCGTGACAGTGGGGGACTTCAATAATGATGGAAACTCCGACTTAGCAGTGGCTAACTATGACTCCGACAAAGTTTCAGTGTTGTTGGGTGATGGCAATGGTGGTTTTGGATCTGCCACAAGCTTTAGTGTTGGAAGTAGTCCCGCTTCCGTAACAGTCGGAGACTTCAATAATGACGGTAACTCCGACTTGGCAGTGGTTAACTATGGCTCCGATGCAGTTTCAGTATTGTTGGGTGATGGTAATGGTGGTTTTGGGGCTGCCAAAAATTTTAATCTGGGAAAAAACCCTTATTCTGTGACAGTGGGGGACTTCAATAAAGACCACAACCATGACTTAGCAGTGGCTAACTCTGGCTCCGATAGAGTTTCAGTGTTGTTGGGCAATGGCAGTGGTGGTTTTACAGTTTCCGCTAGTTTCATCGTGGGAAACAATCCTTATTCTGTCACAGTGGGGGATTTCAACAAAGACGGCAACTCTGATTTAGCAGTGGCTAACTATGGCTCCGACACAGTTTCTGTGTTGTTAGGCAATGGGGCTGGTAGCTTTGCGGCTGCTAGCAATTTTGACGTGGGAAACAACCCTTATTCCATCACAGTTGGGGACTTTAACAAAGACGGCAACTCTGACTTAGCAGTGGCTAACTATGGCTCCGACACAGTTTCTGTGTTGTTAGGCAATGGGGCTGGTAGCTTTGGGACAGCTAGCAATTTTGCCGTGGGAAGCAATCCTACTTCGGTGATAGTGGGGGACTTCGACAAAGACAACGACTTGGACTTAGCGGTGGCTAATTCAGGCTCTAATAACGTTTCAGTACTCTTGGGCAATGGCAGTGGTGATTTTGGTACTACCAGTAATTTTGGGGTGGGAAGCAATCCTGTTTCTGTAGCAGTGGGAGACTTTGACAAAGACAACGACTTGGACTTAGTAGTGGCTAATTCAGGCTCCAATAACGTTTCAGTGCCACTGAATACTACTGCACCCCCAAAAGTTAACTTTGGTGCTGCTACCTACAACACTACAGAAGGTAGTACTGCTACTGAGGTAACTATTACCGTTACTTTAGACGTGACTCCCGATACTGATGTCACAGTTCCCATTGTCATTAACAACAGTAGCACTGCTAGCAGTGGCAACGATTATACATTTTCACCCGCTAGTCTTACTTTTAGTGCTGGGGCAGCAGGTTCAAATTTAACTCAACTAGTAACTTTCACCATTCAACCAGACGATTTACCTGAGAATACCGAAACGGTTGTACTTAACTTCGGCACACTGACGGGGGCTGTTGCTGGGACAATCACTGAAACTACTCTAAATATTGCTGCTAACGATGCGATTCAATACGCAATTTCCACCACCACCCCAACTTTAACTGAAGGTAATAGCGGCACTCAATCTGTTACCTTTACCGTCACCCGCAGTGGTGGTATTGGCGTGGCGAGTACAGTGGATTATGCCTTTAGCGGTACAGCAGTTTTGAATAGTGATTATAACAACATTCAGGTTACGAATGGAGGCACTGCTTCATCGGGGACTTTAAACTTTGCAGCCGGAGAAACGACAAAGACGATTAAAGTCGATGTTTTGGGTGAGTATACAGTTGAACTTGATGAAAACATTATTGTTACTCTAAGTAATCCCAATTTCACAACTGCGCCGGAAAGTTCCACAATTACTACCAGTTCAGCCCAAGTAGACATCATTAATGATGATGTCTTTATCCCGACACTAATTAACGAAATTCTGTTTGACCCCCCCAGTACAGATAACCCGAAAGAATATATTGAACTGCGTGGGACTCCCGGTGGGAGTCTAGCACCTGGAACTTATTTAGTTGGCATTGAGGGTGATTCCGGCTCCCCTAATCCTGGCATCGTTCAGGATATTTTTGATTTGTCTGGTAAGCAGTTTGGTAGCAATGGGTTGCTGGTTCTTCTGCAAAAAGGCAATACTTATGCAGTCAACCCTGATGCAAATGTAATAACTAATACTGGAAGTGGAGCGGGATGGGGGAATGGAGCCTCAAGTTCAATCCGTCACACTGGTGGAACAACTGACATCGAAAGTGGGTCTGTTAGTTTTTTTCTGATTCAAGCTACTACTGCACCCATTCTGACCACTGATATTGACTCAAATAACGATGGTATTGCTGATGGCGATAGTTACTCAAATTGGACTGTACTGGATTCAGTTTCTGTTTTAGATGGGGGAACTACAGACAAAGCCTACGGCTCGATTGTATTTAAAAAAGGTTCTGGTGGTTCAGTTCCAACTAATGCCACAGTTGTTAACACCTCATTTATAGCAGGATATGTGGGGCGTTCAGGGAATACCATCGGTTCAACCGCCTCGGATTGGGTAGCGAGTGTAATTACTGGCACAGCACCGAATCTGACATTAGGTACTGTTGCTAACACATCACCTGGAAGCTTTGCTACTCAACCGCTAAATCACATTGGAAGCACTAACTTTGCTCCTGCTGTTAATATCAATTACGCCATTTCAACTGCTACCCCAACTGTAACTGAAGGTAATAGCGGTAGCAAAACTGTCACTTTCACCGTTACCCGTAGTGGCGATACTGGCGTTGCTAGTAGCGTAAATTATGCTCTGGATGGCACAGCAACTTTTAAGAGTGATTACAACAGTATTAAAGTTGCCGGTGTCACAGGTAGTTCATCTGGGATTTTAAAATTCGCCGCTGGGGAAACAACAAAGAATATTACATTAAATGTTGTAGGTGAAAAGGTCACTGAAGCTGACGAAACCATTAATCTGAAGCTGAGTTACCCTAACCAAACAGTTGCGATCGCTCCAGCTACAATTACCATAGTTAACGATGACATCCAACCCACCATCTCCATCGTAGATAAAAGCGGCAAGGAAGATAGCGGCAATCTAGTTTTTACCGTCAAACTCTCCAGTGCCAGCAGTGACGTAATTACAGTTGATTACAACACTAGTAATGATAGTGCGATCGCTGGCGTTGATTACACCCCACTCACAGGAACCATCACTTTCAACCCTGGAGTTACCACTCAAACAATCACGATACCGATTCTCAATGATTTCGTTGACGAATCAACTGAGCAGTTTTTTGTTAATCTCACCAACCCCACCAATGCCAGTTTTAGCGATAATCAAGCTAGTGGTAAGATTACTAACGACGATACAGCCGGTTTAAACATCTCTGCCACCAAGGGACTCATAACTACTGAAGCTGGTGGCACTGATAGCTTCAATATTCAACTCACTAGCCAACCCACTGCCGATGTCACCTTAAATTTAAGTAGTTCCAATGTGAATGAAGGTACTGTTTCAGTTTCTAGCGTGACATTTACCGCAGCTAACTGGAATACGCCCCAAATCATCACAGTTACAGGTGTTGATGATGGTGTTGCAGATGACAACATTGCTTACCAAATCATTACTAGTGCAGCAGTTAGTAGTGATGCCAAATATAACAATCTCAACCCTGACGATGTTGATGTCATCAACGTTAAAAATGGTAATCAAGTTAATAGCATTATCACTGGTACATCCAATAATGATAACTCCTTACAGGGAACTAGTTCAGACGATCTGATTTTTGGCTTTGCTGGTAATGACACTATTGTTGCTGGAGGAGGAAACGATCAGATTTATGGCGGTTTGGGTACTGATAATCTCACAGGGGGCGCAGGCAATGATATCTTTGTGCTTGCTAAGGGTGAGGGTAGAGATACTATCAAAGACTTCAATATTACTGAAGATTTAATTGCTTTATCAGGTGGTTTAAGCTACTCAGGTTTGTCTATTACTCAGAGTGGCAATGATACCTTGATTAAGGTTACTTCTGGTAACGAAAATCTTGCTTTGTTAACTGGAATTACGGCATCAACTTTAAACGCTAGCAATTTCATTACTTACTAG